Genomic window (Arcobacter aquimarinus):
AGGTGAAGTAAATTGGCATTTAAATACTCAAAATGAAAGAAATGTAAAAAATGGTGCAAAAGGTTATGAAGAAGCAAAAAGAATTGCTTTAGAATACAAAGAAATTTTTGGAGATGATTTTTATTTAGAGATTATGAGGCATGGTATTGGTGACCAGCATTTTGTTGATGATCAAATTTTAAGAATCTCAAAAGAGACAGGAATAAAAGTTGTAGCTACAAATGATACACACTATTTAGAACAAAAAGATGCTGATGCACATGAAGCTTTTATGTGTATTGCAATGAATAAACTTTATGATGACCCAAATAGATTAAGACATAGTGTTCATGAGTTTTATTTAAAATCACCTGAACAAATAGCAAAACTATATGCAGATATTCCTGAAGCCATCGAAGCTACTCAAGAAATAGCCAATAAGTGTAATTTAACAATAAAATTAGGAAATCCAACTCCCCCAAATTTTAAGTTTACTAGACAAAAATTAAAAGAATTAAATCTTGATATTCCTGAACCAAATGAAGAGTACTCTTTAGAAAATGATAAAGTTTTATTTATTCACGAATGTAGAGCAGGACTTGAAGATAGACTTAAAATAGTTCCAAAAGAAAAACATCAAGAGTACAAAGATAGACTTGAAGTTGAAATAGAAATCATAAATAATATGCGATTTCCTGGATATATGCTAATTGTTTGGGATTTCGTAATTGTAGCAAAACAAATGGGAATTCCTGTTGGTCCTGGAAGGGGAAGTGCGGCTGGAAGCTTAGTTGCTTTCTCGCTAAAAATCACAGATATTGACCCTATTCCTTATGGACTTCTTTTTGAAAGATTTCTAAATCCAGAAAGGGTTTCAATGCCCGATATTGATATGGACTTCTGCCAAGCAAGACGGGGTGAAATAATTGATTATGTTGTTCAACAATATGGTCGAGCAAACGTAGCTCAAATTATAACTTTTGGTAAGCTTTTAGCAAAAGGAGTTATACGAGATGTTGCAAGAGTTCTTGATATGCCTTATGCAAAAGCTGATGCAATGGCAAAACTTATTCCTGATGAATTAGGAATAAATCTTACTTCATCTTGGGAAAAAGAACCAAAAATAAAGGAACTTTGTGATTCTGACCCACAAGCTGCACGTGTTTGGGAATATGCTTTGGCACTTGAAGGATTAAATAGAAATGCAGGAACTCACGCAGCAGGTGTTGTAATCTCAAATGAACCTTTATGGAAAAAAACTCCACTTTTTAAACCAAGTGGACTTGATACACTTGCAACTCAATACAACGGTAAATATGTAGAAGATGTGGATTTAATCAAATTCGACTTTTTAGGTTTAAAAACCCTAACAGTTATTGAAGAAGCAAATAAACTAATAGAACAAAGACATGGAAAAAGAGTAGATTTTATCACAGCAGATGTAAATGACAAAGGTGTTTATGACCTGATTCAAACCGGAAATACAATGGGATTATTTCAAATCGAGTCCGATGGTATGCAAGATTTATGTAAAAGATTGAAGCCATCAAATTTTGAGGATATAATAGCCGTTCTTGCACTTTATAGACCAGGTCCAATGGAATCAGGGATGCTAGATGACTTTATTGATAGAAAACATGGTCGAGCTGAAATTAACTACTTTTATGATGAGTTTGATGCACCACTTCGTCCAATTCTTGAAACAACTTATGGAGTTATTGTTTATCAAGAGCAGGTTATGCAAATCGTTCAAACGATAGGAGGTTTCTCACTTGGAGGCGCTGACTTAGTAAGACGTGCTATGGGTAAAAAAATTAAAGAAGAGATGGATAGATTAAAAGGTGAGTTTGCAGAAGGAGGAGTAAAAAAAGGATACCAAAGAGCACACTGTGAAGAACTATTTGATTTAATTGTAAAATTTGCTGGATATGGATTTAATAAATCTCACTCAGCAGCTTATGCCTTGGTAACCTTTTATACTTCGTATTTAAAAAAATATTATCCATCAGAGTTTATGGCAGCATTACTAACACTTGAAAAAGATAATACAGATAAAGTTGTTAAGTATGTTGATGAAGTAAAAAGATTAGGACTTGATTTATTTCCACCTGATATTAATAAATCAGATTTAGTATTTAGTGCAAAAAAAATAGATGGAAAAGAAGTTGTAATGTTTGGAATGGGAGCAATTAAAGGTGCAGGTGATGTTGCGATTAATTCTATTTTAAAAGCAAGAAATGAAGGTGGTTCATTTAGTGATTTAGCAGATTTTATCTCAAGAATAGATGGAAGTAAAGTAAATAAAAGAGTAATTGAATCTCTAACAAAAGCTGGTGCTTTTGATAGTTTTGGCTACTCAAGACAAGCTCTACTTAATCAAATTGAAAAAATTATTGAAACAGTTGGAAAAGCAGCCGTTGCAAAAAAAATGGCTACAGGTTCACTTTTTGGAGATAGTGATGAACTTACAAAAATAGATATAGAACTAGAACATCTTCCTGAATTTGAAGCAAAAGAAATTTTAGAACTAGAAAAAGCCTCTTTAGGTTTTTATGTTTCTGGACATCCACTCGATGAATATAGAGAACAAATTGATAAAATCAATTATACTTTATCTTCTCAAATTGATGAACTTGATGACGGAAGTCAGGCATTATTTGTAGGAAAAATCGAGAATATTACTGAAAAAATATCTAAAAAAGGTAATAAATTTGGAATTGCAACTATTATGGATTTTCACGGAACAATTGAACTCATGCTTTTTGAAGATAGATTAAAAGAGTTAAAAGAAGAGTACAATTTAGAAGAACCAATTGCATTTAAAGTAAGAATTTCAAAAGATGAAAACTTTACACGAATGAATATCCTAAAAATTGAAACTATTTTAGATGCTCAAAAAGAGAAAATAAAAACTAAACAAAAAGAGATTCAAGAACCTCCTTTGGTTATTGCTATCCCTTTTTCTCATGATGAAAATAAAATATATCAACTATTTGAGATAGTTGCAGAAAATCAAGGTAAAAGAGAATTGAAAATTTTAATAAAATCTAAATTAGCTGATTTAGAACTTGAAACAGGTTTTAAAGTTACAAATAATGTAGAAAAACTACTACATAAAATTGAAGGAGCCTATATAATAGATGAAACAAATACTAATAACCAATGATGATGGATATGATGCAGTTGGATTAAAAGCGTTAATTGAAGCTTTAACTCCAATTGCAAAAATCACAGTTGTTGCACCAGCACGTAATAAATCAGCTTGTGGTCACTCATTAACACTAGATAAACCATTGAGAATGGTAAGTGTTTCTGACGATTTTTATAAAATTGATGATGGAACTCCAACTGATTGCATATATATTTCCATTTCAAATCTATTTAAAGAAGGT
Coding sequences:
- the dnaE gene encoding DNA polymerase III subunit alpha → MSQIPQFTHLHLHTEYSLLDGANKIKPLAKKLKKLGMTSVAMTDHGNMFGAIDFYNAMRAEDIKPIIGMEAYIHNSDDIGDKTNRQRFHLCLYAKNEIGYKNLMFLSSQAYMHGFYYYPRINKQLLRENAEGLVCSAACLQGEVNWHLNTQNERNVKNGAKGYEEAKRIALEYKEIFGDDFYLEIMRHGIGDQHFVDDQILRISKETGIKVVATNDTHYLEQKDADAHEAFMCIAMNKLYDDPNRLRHSVHEFYLKSPEQIAKLYADIPEAIEATQEIANKCNLTIKLGNPTPPNFKFTRQKLKELNLDIPEPNEEYSLENDKVLFIHECRAGLEDRLKIVPKEKHQEYKDRLEVEIEIINNMRFPGYMLIVWDFVIVAKQMGIPVGPGRGSAAGSLVAFSLKITDIDPIPYGLLFERFLNPERVSMPDIDMDFCQARRGEIIDYVVQQYGRANVAQIITFGKLLAKGVIRDVARVLDMPYAKADAMAKLIPDELGINLTSSWEKEPKIKELCDSDPQAARVWEYALALEGLNRNAGTHAAGVVISNEPLWKKTPLFKPSGLDTLATQYNGKYVEDVDLIKFDFLGLKTLTVIEEANKLIEQRHGKRVDFITADVNDKGVYDLIQTGNTMGLFQIESDGMQDLCKRLKPSNFEDIIAVLALYRPGPMESGMLDDFIDRKHGRAEINYFYDEFDAPLRPILETTYGVIVYQEQVMQIVQTIGGFSLGGADLVRRAMGKKIKEEMDRLKGEFAEGGVKKGYQRAHCEELFDLIVKFAGYGFNKSHSAAYALVTFYTSYLKKYYPSEFMAALLTLEKDNTDKVVKYVDEVKRLGLDLFPPDINKSDLVFSAKKIDGKEVVMFGMGAIKGAGDVAINSILKARNEGGSFSDLADFISRIDGSKVNKRVIESLTKAGAFDSFGYSRQALLNQIEKIIETVGKAAVAKKMATGSLFGDSDELTKIDIELEHLPEFEAKEILELEKASLGFYVSGHPLDEYREQIDKINYTLSSQIDELDDGSQALFVGKIENITEKISKKGNKFGIATIMDFHGTIELMLFEDRLKELKEEYNLEEPIAFKVRISKDENFTRMNILKIETILDAQKEKIKTKQKEIQEPPLVIAIPFSHDENKIYQLFEIVAENQGKRELKILIKSKLADLELETGFKVTNNVEKLLHKIEGAYIIDETNTNNQ